One region of Paraburkholderia acidiphila genomic DNA includes:
- a CDS encoding LysR substrate-binding domain-containing protein: MENKRSRPRPKADVDADAAREAADEAQRQLASRLRLRHLNCFVAIAQERTLARAAARLHLSQPAVSKTLVELEQWAGARLVERGRNGAALTVQGERFLRYALDATRAVEASALALARQDAHAAPALRLGALPTVATALLPEALLRFKALRPQMGVKIHTDSNAELLRAVKAGELDLMVGRMAEPAMLQGVSFEYLYTESLLVVVRAGHPLANDSGAPSLGAVLGFPLVIAGERTAPRHHTEAFFETHGFAVPEGAIETQSASVARLIVAGSDAVWIVPQRVAQSDIDAEVLVQIDVPAPQGVEPIGILRRSTATLDEAIGVLAQQLRECAQAA; the protein is encoded by the coding sequence ATGGAAAACAAGAGATCCCGGCCGCGCCCTAAGGCCGACGTCGATGCGGACGCAGCGCGCGAAGCGGCAGACGAGGCTCAGCGGCAACTCGCGTCGAGGCTGCGTCTGCGGCATTTGAACTGTTTCGTGGCGATTGCCCAGGAGCGCACGCTCGCGCGCGCGGCGGCGCGTTTGCATTTGAGCCAGCCAGCCGTTTCGAAGACGCTCGTGGAACTCGAGCAATGGGCGGGCGCGCGTCTCGTCGAACGCGGCAGAAACGGCGCGGCGCTAACGGTGCAGGGCGAGCGCTTCCTGCGCTATGCGCTCGACGCGACGCGGGCGGTCGAGGCGTCCGCTCTCGCACTCGCGCGGCAGGACGCGCATGCAGCGCCTGCGTTGCGCCTGGGCGCGTTGCCAACCGTGGCAACCGCGTTGCTGCCGGAAGCCCTCCTGCGTTTCAAGGCGTTGCGTCCGCAAATGGGCGTGAAAATTCATACCGACTCGAATGCCGAGTTACTGCGTGCGGTGAAAGCAGGCGAGCTCGATCTGATGGTGGGGCGGATGGCCGAGCCGGCGATGTTGCAGGGCGTGTCGTTCGAATATCTCTACACGGAGTCGCTCCTCGTCGTCGTGCGCGCGGGGCATCCGCTCGCGAACGATAGCGGTGCGCCCTCGCTCGGCGCCGTGCTCGGCTTCCCGCTCGTCATAGCGGGTGAGCGCACTGCGCCACGCCATCACACCGAGGCGTTTTTCGAAACGCATGGTTTCGCCGTGCCTGAAGGCGCGATCGAGACGCAATCGGCCTCCGTCGCCCGCTTGATCGTTGCGGGCTCGGACGCCGTATGGATCGTGCCGCAGCGCGTCGCGCAGAGCGACATCGACGCTGAGGTGCTCGTACAGATCGACGTGCCGGCACCGCAGGGCGTGGAGCCGATCGGCATTCTTCGGCGCAGCACCGCGACGCTCGACGAAGCGATTGGCGTACTCGCCCAGCAATTGCGCGAATGCGCTCAAGCGGCGTAG
- a CDS encoding gallate dioxygenase: MATIVGGIAVSHTPTIGFAHDAHKEQDPAWAPIFENFEPVKRWLREQQPDAIVYVYNDHVTSFFFDHYSAFALGIGDEYQVADEGGGVRDLPGIGGHAALARHIGTSLMSDEFDMSFFQDKPLDHGFFSPMSALLDHTEAGWPTRVVPLQVGVLQFPIPTARRCFKLGQALRRAIESYPEDLRVVVMATGGLSHQVHGEHAGFNNVDWDHRFLDAITNDPEALAEMTHAEYAQLGGLEGAEIIMWLIMRGALSGNVKKVHSGYYLPSMTGIGTLVLENTAMAPAGEAQARHRQHMARQLDGAQRLTGTYPFGLESSVKAYRLNKYLHAMIDEGHRRAFLADPERSFAEAGLTEEERDLVRRRDWRGLIHYGVIFFMLEKLGAVVGTSNLHIYAAMRGETLEAFLKTRNTRLLYSVAGDVEATEEWQEGEAKNPA, encoded by the coding sequence ATGGCCACGATCGTTGGCGGCATCGCCGTTTCGCACACCCCGACCATCGGCTTCGCGCACGACGCGCACAAGGAGCAGGATCCGGCCTGGGCGCCCATCTTCGAGAACTTCGAGCCGGTCAAGCGCTGGCTGCGCGAACAGCAGCCCGACGCCATCGTCTACGTCTACAACGACCACGTGACGTCGTTCTTCTTCGACCACTACTCGGCGTTCGCGCTCGGCATCGGCGACGAATACCAGGTCGCCGACGAAGGCGGGGGCGTGCGCGACCTGCCCGGCATTGGCGGACACGCAGCGCTCGCGCGGCATATCGGCACAAGCCTCATGAGCGACGAATTCGACATGTCGTTCTTCCAGGACAAGCCGCTCGACCACGGCTTCTTCTCGCCGATGTCGGCGCTGCTCGACCACACGGAAGCGGGCTGGCCCACGCGCGTGGTGCCGCTGCAGGTGGGCGTGCTGCAGTTCCCGATTCCCACCGCCCGCCGCTGCTTCAAGCTAGGTCAGGCGCTGCGACGCGCGATCGAGAGTTATCCCGAGGACCTGCGCGTGGTGGTGATGGCCACGGGCGGCCTCTCGCACCAGGTGCATGGCGAACACGCGGGGTTCAACAACGTGGACTGGGACCACCGCTTCCTCGACGCCATCACGAACGACCCCGAAGCGCTCGCGGAAATGACCCATGCGGAGTACGCGCAACTGGGCGGGCTCGAAGGCGCGGAAATCATCATGTGGCTGATCATGCGCGGCGCGCTGAGCGGCAACGTGAAGAAAGTGCACAGCGGCTACTACCTGCCCTCGATGACGGGCATCGGCACGCTCGTGCTCGAAAACACGGCGATGGCGCCAGCGGGTGAAGCGCAGGCGCGGCATCGCCAGCACATGGCGCGGCAACTGGATGGCGCGCAGAGGCTGACGGGTACCTATCCGTTCGGACTCGAATCGAGTGTGAAGGCGTACCGCCTGAACAAGTACCTGCACGCGATGATCGACGAGGGACATCGGCGCGCGTTTCTCGCGGACCCGGAGCGCTCGTTTGCCGAGGCCGGGCTGACCGAAGAGGAAAGGGATCTCGTGCGCCGCCGCGACTGGCGCGGGCTGATTCACTACGGCGTGATCTTCTTCATGCTCGAAAAGCTTGGCGCAGTCGTTGGGACTTCGAACCTTCACATCTACGCGGCGATGCGTGGGGAGACGCTTGAAGCATTCCTCAAGACGCGCAATACGCGGCTGCTTTACTCGGTTGCCGGCGATGTGGAAGCCACGGAGGAATGGCAGGAAGGGGAAGCGAAAAACCCGGCATGA